The nucleotide sequence GAAGACCAAACAAGCTTCCAGCGAGTAGAGATTCAAACCCCTTCCCCGCAAGGGGACGGAAACTTTCCAGCGGTAGATAGTGGTGATCCTATTGCTACTGGGATTCAAACCCCTTCCCCGCAAGGGGACGGAAACTTGAAGCAATTCGCAGCGCCCAGAGCGCAACTTAATTTCTCGATTCAAACCCCTTCCCCGCAAGGGGACGGAAACGAGAACAAAAAGTTTGCTTTAGCTGATCTAGATAAATTTGATTCAAACCCCTTCCCCGCAAGGGGACGGAAACTTGAGTGATTCGGGGTTGCCGCGAGGGTTAGGCATTGGGATTCAAACCCCTTCCCCGCAAGGGGACGGAAACAAAATTCGTTGACGATCCAGCGATCGCTCAGCTTTATAGATTCAAACCCCTTCCCCGCAAGGGGACGGAAACAACCCTGGTTTGCTTCTTCCCACTCGAATCTACTGGTGATTCAAACCCCTTCCCCGCAAGGGGACGGAAACTACGGCTTTGAAAAAAAGGCTACGGTTTCGCCCTCTGCGATTCAAACCCCTTCCCCGCAAGGGGACGGAAACCTATCTCCCTCCTGTGGGGACTGAACTGCAAATTATTCCTGATTCAAACCCCTTCCCCGCAAGGGGACGGAAACACAATTTTTTTGCTGTGATACTAGAGGCGATTCAATTTTGATTCAAACCCCTTCCCCGCAAGGGGACGGAAACACTAGAACCGACAAAATTTCAGTTGACGAAAAGTCACGACGATTCAAACCCCTTCCCCGCAAGGGGACGGAAACAGCACAACTTGGTTTAATCAAGTTTTGGCGACTGACGAAATGATTCAAACCCCTTCCCCGCAAGGGGACGGAAACAAGAGTGCTGAAGAAATTGAGGATCTGAAAGATAAACGTTGATTCAAACCCCTTCCCCGCAAGGGGACGGAAACCCCGGGGCTTACTGTGACCCCTTAAAGGAATAGTAATTTTGATTCAAACCCCTTCCCCGCAAGGGGACGGAAACCAGAAGCAATTTCCGCCTCAAGATCGGAAATCGCTTGATTCAAACCCCTTCCCCGCAAGGGGACGGAAACTCAAATTAATCTGATCCGAGTGCCAGGACTGATGATAGATTCAAACCCCTTCCCCGCAAGGGGACGGAAACAGTTTTGGTTTGTTTTTTAGCTGCTTGTTTTTTAGTGTTGATTCAAACCCCTTCCCCGCAAGGGGACGGAAACCGAGTACTATCGGAAAGTCAAAGCGATCACAGTTGCTGGATTCAAACCCCTTCCCCGCAAGGGGACGGAAACTGGTCTTTCTTCTTTCACCGGTTCTCGACGAACCAGAAAATGATTCAAACCCCTTCCCCGCAAGGGGACGGAAACCCTCCCTGCTGATACCGCTTCCGAAAATCTCGGATTTGATTCAAACCCCTTCCCCGCAAGGGGACGGAAACGGTATGGCTGCGCATGAGTAAAACTCCAATCAACTAAGATTCAAACCCCTTCCCCGCAAGGGGACGGAAACACCACCTGAGCCTACTACCTGGCGACAAGCCCAAAACTGATTCAAACCCCTTCCCCGCAAGGGGACGGAAACACTTGCTGGCAGCTTGCGGCTGCGGACTGAAGCCGGTTAGATTCAAACCCCTTCCCCGCAAGGGGACGGAAACATCACGTTGTATGTAGTCTCTGTCTGTAATCTCTGTAGATTCAAACCCCTTCCCCGCAAGGGGACGGAAACGAAGCCAAGCGTCGGATGGAGGCGAACAAGGAAGTTGCCGATTCAAACCCCTTCCCCGCAAGGGGACGGAAACATGAATGGACAAGCATCAAAGAAGGAATTTTTGCGGATTCAAACCCCTTCCCCGCAAGGGGACGGAAACCCGTGGAAAGTGAGCAATTCACCCCTATTAACAGGGAACGATTCAAACCCCTTCCCCGCAAGGGGACGGAAACGGTTAAAGACTCGCATCAAGGGTATGGCGATCCGCATGGATTCAAACCCCTTCCCCGCAAGGGGACGGAAACATATTAGTTATATCAAAGGGAAACGGATTCACCACCAGATTCAAACCCCTTCCCCGCAAGGGGACGGAAACTTTATTAATTCTGGTTACGGATTGTTGGGAACTACTGGTATCGATTCAAACCCCTTCCCCGCAAGGGGACGGAAACCGGCAGGGTATTTGACGTTGGCTCGCACCAGGGTGATTGCGATTCAAACCCCTTCCCCGCAAGGGGACGGAAACTCGCTACCTGACAGAGTCGGCTACCTCTGCCCAGTCGGGATTCAAACCCCTTCCCCGCAAGGGGACGGAAACATTTTTAGGGAGGTAAATATGTCTCAAAGTGAATACAATGATTCAAACCCCTTCCCCGCAAGGGGACGGAAACTAAGAGAAGGTGATATTAGAGAACCTAAATTAATCCCGATTCAAACCCCTTCCCCGCAAGGGGACGGAAACAGGTTTAGATCGATATTGAGAGATTTTAATATCAACTTAATATTCCACTCGTTAGCGAGTTGAATAGGATTCAAACCCCTTCCCCGCAAGGGGACGGAAACGCCTTTTCTAGTTGCTTTTGGAAAGATTTGATCGTAGACATGATTCAAACCCCTTCCCCGCAAGGGGACGGAAACCAGTTGTATCCTCAACCGTTCCCTCAACTATTTGGGATCGATTCAAACCCCTTCCCCGCAAGGGGACGGAAACCAATTTTGAGAAAGATCTTGCAAAGATCAAAGTTACAAGATTCAAACCCCTTCCCCGCAAGGGGACGGAAACGGTGTGAATGGTGATTTCAGCAGTAGAAATCACCCTGGCAGATTCAAACCCCTTCCCCGCAAGGGGACGGAAACCCCACTAGCAGAAATTAACGCTGCAACAGCGCTGGAGATTCAAACCCCTTCCCCGCAAGGGGACGGAAACTTTTATTTCAGCGTCTTTAGAATCAAGAATTGAAGAAATGATTCAAACCCCTTCCCCGCAAGGGGACGGAAACTTATAATTCCTAATTCTCCAGGCGGAGTCACAGTTTGCGATTCAAACCCCTTCCCCGCAAGGGGACGGAAACCGGCAAGTACGTACTTACCGTTCTGGGAGGTCACGATTCAAACCCCTTCCCCGCAAGGGGACGGAAACCTAACTACCTCCGAGGTGGCTGCTGACTTGCCCCGGACTGATTCAAACCCCTTCCCCGCAAGGGGACGGAAACGCACTAGTGACTTCGCTGTCACGCGCTATCGAAGAAGGATTCAAACCCCTTCCCCGCAAGGGGACGGAAACTCTAATTCTTTGACCCACTGTTCAACTGCAATTCCTGATTCAAACCCCTTCCCCGCAAGGGGACGGAAACAAGACGTTTATAGCTGATTGTTACCGTATCTATCAGATGATTCAACCCCTCTTCCCTGCAAGCGATTATGTTGAATGTCAAGCACCCAAAGAATATTTGAGGAACTCAATCAAATAGTCTTTGAGAACAATTGAAAGCACAACAAATGGTTGGTTTACCTATCTGGTTAAGCCACACTATCGTTCACATCAGAAGCGACGAAATTGAACTGTAACGGCGATTCACTCGCTGCCAATCAGAAAACCAAAGTGAACAGCTTAGTGACTTACTTTTGCTAGTAATTGATACGTTCTGGTCGTGGTTTGACACAATCATAACCATGAGCGTCAATACCACCTCTAATCGCTCAATTACTCTCTGCGATTCCAGCCGCTTGCGTTTCAGTGGCACCTTGCCAGGGTTTGCGATCGCGCATCATCGCGTTGAGAATGCGGAGTAACTTGTGCATACAAGCCACCAGTGCCACCTTTTTAGCTTTTCCCTGCTCTAACAGGTGTTCATAAAATGCCTTTAGCCTGGGATTGTGGCGCACGGCTGAGAGCATCCCCCTGTAGAGGACTGCCCGGACATTGGCACGTCCACCCCAAATCGTCCGATTGCCGCGAAACTTACCACTCTCTCAACATACCAGGGGACGGAAACTCAAAAGACCTCGGAGGTTTTCGAAACCTCCGAGGTCTGCCACTCTCTCAATATACCAGGGGACGGAAACGTCTTTTACTTCTCTCCTGCCTGAGCCTGTTGCACGGCTGCCAGCCCAATTGCCCTTGGGAAAATGCGGTATTCCTGGAGGTGAATTCGATTGTGCAGCGTCTCTGGCGTATCACCGGGTAATACAGGCACCGCGGCCTGCATTACAATTGCACCACTGTCTACCTCTGGTACAACATAGTGAACCGTACACCCGGTGATCTTTACTCCTGCTGCCAGGGCCTGTTCAACGGCATGGGCACCCTTGAAACTGGGCAACAGGCTGGGGTGAATGTTGAGGATGCGATTTGGAAACGCATTGATCAGGATGGGGGTAACAATCCGCATCCAGCCGGCCATGATGACCCACTCCACCTCGTAGTTCTGCAACGTTTTGACAATCTCCCGATCCAGAGCGTCGCGGCTTTCAAATTCACGATGGTTGAGCAAAA is from Leptothermofonsia sichuanensis E412 and encodes:
- the purN gene encoding phosphoribosylglycinamide formyltransferase, producing the protein MLEDITASLISPDWVPDPSFNLPPIRLGVMASGSGSNFEAIAQAIADQHLNAKICVLIYNNPGAKVSARAARRDIPAILLNHREFESRDALDREIVKTLQNYEVEWVIMAGWMRIVTPILINAFPNRILNIHPSLLPSFKGAHAVEQALAAGVKITGCTVHYVVPEVDSGAIVMQAAVPVLPGDTPETLHNRIHLQEYRIFPRAIGLAAVQQAQAGEK